A region of the Candidatus Zixiibacteriota bacterium genome:
GGCTTGGTGATATAGTCGTCGCAACCCAGTTGGAATCCGGTAATGCGATCCTCCTTCAAGGACCTGGCCGTCAGAAAAATGATTGGCGTCTGTTGGTCCTCTGCCCTGATTTTCTTCACCAGACTAAAACCGTCCATGCGCGGCATCATTATATCCACCAGACACAAATCGAATCCCCCCGCGCGCCAGGTCTTAAGACCTTCCTCACCGTCTACGCACAATACGGCATCATAACCGTTCATGGATAAATGTTCCTGAAGAATCACCCCGAGATTGGGATCATCCTCAACCAGTAGAATCCGATCAGCCATGCCGGTCACTCCGTTTTTCTTTGATCGTCGGCAGCCAGACCGATACCTTCGTTCCGTCTCCCAGCGCGCTTTTCAGAGAAATGGTTCCGCCATGACGTTCGATGATCATCTTGACATAACTGAGACCAAGCCCGAATCCCTTGACATCATGGACATTACCCGACGGAACCCGGAAGTATTTTTCGAACACCCGTTTTTGATCTTCGGAGGCAATCCCGATTCCATGATCTTCTATTTCGACCTGTACCCCGTTGAAGTGATCGAACGAACGCACATCGATTTTCGGTGCTTCGGGGGAGTATTTAACGGCATTGTCGATCAGGTTGTGGACGGCATTCGCAAGGTGTACCTCGTCTCCTGCAACCTCAGGATCAGTCGCTTCAAGATCAACGGTAATCATCCCCCCCTTCTGTTTAATCAACAGTTCGTAGGATTCTACGGCGCGAGCGATCAGCGGATTGATCGCCACGGCGTCTCCCTTGAGTTCCCAGTCTCCTTTTTCGATGGTGGCCAGTTGGAGAATCTTCTCGGTCTGGTGTCTCATACGACGGTTTTCATGCATTATCATCGAAGAAAAGCGGCGCACTCGTTCGGAATCGCCGGCTACATCGTCACGCTCAATCGCTTCGCAGGCCAGGGCCACGGTCGATATCGGCGTTTTGAATTCGTGCGTCAGATTGTTGACGAAATCGATCATGAGAGCGGCTCCGCGGCGTTGCTCAAAAATCACACGGACGGTATAGAAAAACGACAACCCGATAACCAGCGAAAAGAGCCCGGACAAAACCAGCATGGGAGCAAGACGCCACCAGAGATAAGACTGTTGCCTGGGGAAATTCAGGACGAGGTCGAATATCTCAGGAAACAGATCATTAGGGAAAAGACGAGCCCGGAAAGCTGCCGGAAGCCATTCCGAAGTATCGTCCGATTTCGCCATAACGACGGAATCACCGGCATGTTTTACGACGGCAAACTGATAAGGCTGGTCAATTTCCGCTTCGGCCAGACTGATATCGATAATCGAATCCACCAAAGGCACATTGAGGCGTTCCTTTATCGGCAGCGGTTTACCGGTTACCAGTTGCTGTACGATCCGAAGCATATAAGGCACTTCACTGCTGTCCGATTCCATATCTGCGCTAATGCGGCGTTTATTCCAGTCGATGGAAACTCTTTGTGAATCGCCCGGACCTGATCCCTGAGGGGCGTTACCGAGTATATTCAGGAGCGAGACACTGGACGTATTGAGTTTGATTGTATCTACCAGTGAGTCGGTGTTTATTACTTTTATTATGTTTTTTTCTTTGGGAGATTCTACCGCATAAGCGCTGGCATACGCATAATTGTTACCGGTCATGGTCGTGACGCTGCATTCGACATGTTGCATGCTGTCGACTTCTTCGAAATCGCCGGTCAGCATCATTATACTCAGATAGCTCGAATCGGAGGAATTACCGAAGACATTTATCGCCGACCGTGCTACATCGATCGCTTCCAGACGACCGACCGCGGCCCCGAGCGCCGCCTGTGCGTTTCGCTGAAACGCCTGTTGCTCCGAACGATAGGCATGATCGAGTAAAATCGCCTGGATAGTCAGCAGCCCGGCCAGGGCTACCACCAACAGGACGACAATCGTAACAACGGCTTTTTTGCTAAGTACCATACCGGGAATATACGCTTCGGGGTGATCTTCGAAACCCTATTTAACTTCCTTTAACAAAGGCTAACATAGATTAACTCGGCTCGATAAAACATACCTGTTATCTAATCCGTAAAGCAGTCCAAAACAATGCAAAACAGATTCTGAAAGGAACGATTCATGGCCCGCAATAACTCTCTGTCGGTTGTTCTGGTGATTGTTGCCGCTGTGCTTTGTCTCATCGCCGGCTCAGTCGGCGCCCAGGTCAAAGGAATGAAAACCATAACCATCAGCGATCCCGGCCAGACTGCCATGATTCCGGAGATGGCCGCTCTTCTCCTTGTCAAGGACAGTATCCTCGAAGTCATCAAAATCAATCCCCCGGATCAGCGCCCTGAAAAATACCAGGACGTCGATCTGCAAAAGGGCGATCAGATAATCATGGCCAACGGTAAACGCATCCACGACGGCGTCGAATTGACGACCCTGTTGGATGGCCTGCAACCGGGTGAAATGATTAAGTTGGGGATTAAACGAAATGGTCAGATGCGCATGGTTAGCTTTGAGAAAGGAGCTCCCGAAGACCTCCCACAACAAGTCATGGTGATGACCATGTCAACCGACAGCAGCGGAGCCGTCTCACAGAACATCCAGGTGATGGGAAACTCCGATAGTAAGGCCGAAGTGATCACCGAACTCGGGCTTCTACTTGTCCAGAAGGATAAGAGCGTCAAGGTGGCCGATTTGATGTCGGAGATAAACGGAATAGCGGACAGCTTGCCGGTACAAGAGGGAGATATAATAAAAACCATATCGGGCAAAGAAGTCTCCAGCCTTGAGATATTCAAAACCGAATTCGGAAAAATCAAGACCGGCGAGGAAATAGCTCTGGATATCCAGC
Encoded here:
- a CDS encoding HAMP domain-containing sensor histidine kinase, which produces MVLSKKAVVTIVVLLVVALAGLLTIQAILLDHAYRSEQQAFQRNAQAALGAAVGRLEAIDVARSAINVFGNSSDSSYLSIMMLTGDFEEVDSMQHVECSVTTMTGNNYAYASAYAVESPKEKNIIKVINTDSLVDTIKLNTSSVSLLNILGNAPQGSGPGDSQRVSIDWNKRRISADMESDSSEVPYMLRIVQQLVTGKPLPIKERLNVPLVDSIIDISLAEAEIDQPYQFAVVKHAGDSVVMAKSDDTSEWLPAAFRARLFPNDLFPEIFDLVLNFPRQQSYLWWRLAPMLVLSGLFSLVIGLSFFYTVRVIFEQRRGAALMIDFVNNLTHEFKTPISTVALACEAIERDDVAGDSERVRRFSSMIMHENRRMRHQTEKILQLATIEKGDWELKGDAVAINPLIARAVESYELLIKQKGGMITVDLEATDPEVAGDEVHLANAVHNLIDNAVKYSPEAPKIDVRSFDHFNGVQVEIEDHGIGIASEDQKRVFEKYFRVPSGNVHDVKGFGLGLSYVKMIIERHGGTISLKSALGDGTKVSVWLPTIKEKRSDRHG
- a CDS encoding PDZ domain-containing protein — encoded protein: MARNNSLSVVLVIVAAVLCLIAGSVGAQVKGMKTITISDPGQTAMIPEMAALLLVKDSILEVIKINPPDQRPEKYQDVDLQKGDQIIMANGKRIHDGVELTTLLDGLQPGEMIKLGIKRNGQMRMVSFEKGAPEDLPQQVMVMTMSTDSSGAVSQNIQVMGNSDSKAEVITELGLLLVQKDKSVKVADLMSEINGIADSLPVQEGDIIKTISGKEVSSLEIFKTEFGKIKTGEEIALDIQRGDQVIKAVIIHP